GGTCACGGCCAGCACGCTGGGGTGCATTTGCCGCACCAGGTTGCCGCCCTGGTCGCCGGTCTTGGCACCGAGGCAGCCCGTGACGATGACGCGGCCGTTTTCCGCCAGTGCCTCGCCGATGGTGTCGAGGCTTTCCTTCACGGCATCGTCGATGAAGCCGCAGGTGTTGACGATCACCAGGTCGGCGCCTTCGAAGGTCTTGGAGGTTTGATAGCCCTCGGCACTGAGCCGGGTCAGGATCAATTCGGAATCGGTCAGGGCCTTGGGGCAGCCCAGGCTCACAAAGCCGACCTTGGGGGCAGCCGGCGTGACGGTACGTTCGGGGGAGGCAACTTCGCTCATATATGCCCCTATTGTCCCAGCTATCGGCCGGGAGCGGGATTTCAGGGGCGTTTGAGGCCGAATGCGCCCAGAACCTGCTCGGTGTTCTTCTGCATCTGCTCCTGCATCTGCAGAAACACATTCTTCGATTGCTCGACGTAGTTGCCCATCAGTCCCTGGAGCATCGGCGACTGCATGGTCATGAAGCGCGACCACATCTCGGGCGTGAGGCCTTCAGCCTTGTCCGCGAGTTGGGCCTGCACCTCGGTCATGGCCTGGATGTTCTTCTCGAGATACGGGCCCATGTAGCCCTGCATCGCCTGTCCGTAGAAACGGATGATGTTGGCCAGCACCTGTTCGGTGAACATCGGCGCGCCGCCCGCTTCTTCTTCGAGAATGATCTGCAGCAGGATGCTGCGCGTGAGGTCGTCGCCGGTCTTGGCATCGCGCACCACGAACTGGGCATTCTGTATGACCAGCTGCTTCACCTCGGTGAGCGTGATGTACGTGGATGTCTCGGTGTCGTAGAGCCTTCGGTTGGGGTACTTCTTGATTACACGTTGCACCGGCTTGACCCCGGACTTCTTGCTCTGCACTGCGGACTCCTTCACATGGATGCCCATGTCATCCGATCAATTCTAGGTAGCGGTTTTGCTGCACCGCGACAAGGTTTACCCTGACCGCGCATCCCGCTCCTTCAATCGAACGTTGTCGCGTACTCGGCACCGCACGCGCTGCAGGCCGCCGTCTCGGGCCGGTCTCCGGCAGCTTCCCTGAAACGCAGAGGACTCTTGTGGCCGTAAACCACCCAACAGCGCGGACAGTGCTCGTGGCCCGAGGTCGGCAAGTAGGCGCGGGAGCGCTGTTCGGCGCGCTCCTGCGTGACGGATATGCCTTGCTGCAGCGCGCGCGCAATTTCGCGCGCCGCCATGGTATCGGTGCGGCCGCTCGCGTGGTCGTTGATGCCGTAGACCGCGCGTGCAAATTCAATGGGGGCCTGCTTGAGCAATGCGGCCAGGCGCATATCGGCATGAGCCCGATCAACCATCGTTGATCGCGTATTCATCAGATCGCTTATCAAGAAATTTGGAAAAGGTTTGCAGTGCGGCCAAGGTAGCACAACAACGTGGCCATGGTCTTTGCCTGCTTCACCGCAAGGACGATTGAAACACCGGGGAACCCGGTGAAAGCTCTGTTCAACAGACCCGGTGGTTGGCCGGAAGTTGAAACAGAAATTGGTAGGCGCGATTGGACTCGAACCAACGACCCCCACCATGTCAAGGTGGTGCTCTAACCAGCTGAGCTACGCGCCTAAGGATGTGTCCGAGAAGCAGCTATTGTAGCAGGAGAAAACGCGCTTTTTAGCGCCGACGTGCAGATCGCACACCAGCAACCGCCGTCACGACGCCAAGCACCTGCGTGAGCCGCGCTGCATCGGCGATTTCCACAGTGAACGTCATCCATGCCGTGCCCTTGACCGATTGCGTCTGCACGCCGATCACGTTCATCTTCTCTCTTGCGAACACATCGGAGATGTCCCGCAGCAAGCCTTGGCGGTCGGCCGCTTCCACGGCGACGTCGACCGCATACATCGGTGCTTCGCCGCCCTTGGCCGCTCCCCACTCGACGTCGATCACGCGCTCGCCGTCGCGGGAGGCCATCATCCGGAAATTGCTGCAGTCGGTGCGGTGGACGCTC
The Variovorax paradoxus genome window above contains:
- the phaR gene encoding polyhydroxyalkanoate synthesis repressor PhaR; this encodes MGIHVKESAVQSKKSGVKPVQRVIKKYPNRRLYDTETSTYITLTEVKQLVIQNAQFVVRDAKTGDDLTRSILLQIILEEEAGGAPMFTEQVLANIIRFYGQAMQGYMGPYLEKNIQAMTEVQAQLADKAEGLTPEMWSRFMTMQSPMLQGLMGNYVEQSKNVFLQMQEQMQKNTEQVLGAFGLKRP